A genomic region of Lytechinus pictus isolate F3 Inbred chromosome 2, Lp3.0, whole genome shotgun sequence contains the following coding sequences:
- the LOC129254742 gene encoding uncharacterized protein LOC129254742, producing MTSNFARYITLPTISVQNGILRFINLNENLHSVLIDGDLSVGTPLFLATDVLTGTSVTADNQPRIHARYGKQGLATKLTFPSGIKFPGLHGTSRGLWFYSVIGALKVTFEFHSPHQQVAIMDALQDVWRKRYKDPPLPSSIEVQYVNNNSSKSKGVDGDISLQSTGPGLPIDHGETTQLDPLDGKGIPDRSQEVSRNAIKRNYTISISNTVSKRKRTLEEFVNAPVLKINKSTSMEDRVLQGGNDFTDIQVHHVEEVLTENESPRSSSDQAKCLCGSIKQRLRELGERFNDEILTEELTCSMEHVVEMLHAMTRVEIDACLQLLNSLSDAVCETTERDSEAALGQKSDRVSQVLAEWLGLKFNQEVSQISERVVEFKQKNIDQINNLPQAKQLVNSLFPKPMVNFIMAWLGKRTEQRNSCSEMGNAASDVLHENDFPISSDDDCVGTTGFLKKKPTEEDISCYPLAQFILELANQTLISGMAHVIYPRLIQSTNS from the exons ATGACATCAAATTTTGCCCGTTACATTACTCTTCCAACAATTTCAGTTCAGAATGGGATTTTGAGATTCATCAATCTTAATGAAAATCTGCACTCAGTCCTCATAGATGGG GATTTATCAGTTGGTACTCCACTTTTTCTTGCCACCGATGTACTGACTGGGACATCAGTTACAGCCGATAATCAGCCTAGAATACATGCGAGATATGGCAAGCAAGGACTGGCTACCAAGCTTACATTCCCTTCAG GAATTAAATTCCCTGGCTTACATGGGACAAGCCGAGGGTTGTGGTTTTACAGCGTCATAGGTGCTCTCAAGGTGACATTTGAGTTCCACTCACCACATCAGCAAGTAGCCATAATGGATGCTCTACAG GACGTCTGGAGAAAGAGATACAAGGATCCTCCACTTCCATCTAGTATAGAAGTACAGTATGTTAACAATAACAGTAGCAAGAGCAAAGGTGTTGATGGTGACATATCTCTACAATCAACTGGACCAGGTTTGCCTATCGACCATGGAGAGACAACACAATTAGACCCTTTGGATGGAAAAGGAATTCCAGATAGAAGCCAGGAAGTATCTAGGAATGCAATTAAAAGGAATTACACAATCTCAATAAGCAACACAGTGTCTAAAAGAAAGAGGACACTAGAAGAATTTGTGAATGCACCTGTCCTTAAAATCAACAAAAGTACTTCAATGGAGGATCGAGTTCTACAAGGTGGAAATGACTTTACAGATATTCAAGTTCACCATGTTGAGGAAGTGTTAACAGAGAATGAGTCTCCAAGGTCATCTTCTGACCAAGCCAAATGCCTTTGTGGTTCCATAAAGCAGAGGTTACGAGAATTAGGGGAACGGTTCAATGATGAAATTCTCACAGAGGAACTCACCTGCTCCATGGAGCATGTTGTAGAGATGCTGCATGCCATGACGAGAGTGGAGATCGATGCTTGCCTGCAGCTCCTGAACAGCCTGTCGGATGCTGTATGTGAAACTACAGAGAGGGACAGTGAAGCAGCCCTAGGGCAGAAATCAGACAGGGTTAGCCAGGTTTTGGCAGAATGGCTGGGGTTAAAGTTCAATCAAGAGGTATCGCAAATCAGTGAAAGGGTTGTGGAGTTCAAACAAAAGAACATTGACCAGATCAACAACTTGCCGCAGGCAAAGCAGCTGGTGAACTCTCTTTTCCCTAAACCAATGGTAAACTTCATCATGGCATGGTTAGGAAAAAGAACTGAGCAAAGAAACTCTTGCAGTGAGATGGGAAATGCAGCCAGTGATGTACttcatgaaaatgattttcCTATATctagtgatgatgattgtgttgGGACAACAGGGTTTCTGAAGAAAAAACCAACAGAAGAAGACATTTCTTGTTACCCATTAGCTCAGTTCATCCTTGAGCTAGCTAACCAAACACTTATATCTGGTATGGCTCATGTTATATACCCAAGGCTCATCCAAAGTACAAATTCTTGA